One Bdellovibrio bacteriovorus str. Tiberius DNA segment encodes these proteins:
- a CDS encoding TldD/PmbA family protein, which produces MDLQRTLHTLKGSADWVSLRHVTEKTTYRMVRDEKPDRNVISFDQGVMVEVLVNGHFGFSGTSDLSGTGIKRALDKAIMMAKAASSHKVHNFSVDQRPVAQGSYKSPVVKPLDSFSAKEISDIFVDATRAMKVSDKIVSRSATAMIVETHFHTVTSSGSDFEQSFSIVNTDFSATAAAGGETQTRSDSGGLARCLQVGAEVFDRASILERSKKLAEEAVELLSAENCPDTSMDLLLAPDQMTLQVHESIGHPLEYDRILGDERNYAGWSFVKPDDFGHLQYGSKLMNVTFDPTIEDALASYAFDDSGHPATKEFLIHNGLLVRGLGGLESQSRLNLPGVANSRSSSWNRAPIDRMANINLEPGTSKLEDMIASVERGVFMLANKSWSIDDYRNKFQFGCEYGKLIENGKLTKTVKNPNYRGTTVKFWNNLKAVSENRETFGSPYCGKGEPNQVIRVGHTTPYCLFADVEVFGA; this is translated from the coding sequence ATGGATTTACAAAGAACCCTCCACACGCTCAAAGGATCCGCTGACTGGGTCAGTTTGCGTCACGTGACTGAAAAAACCACCTACCGCATGGTTCGCGATGAAAAGCCGGACCGTAATGTGATCAGTTTCGATCAAGGGGTCATGGTCGAGGTTTTGGTAAACGGCCACTTTGGTTTTTCCGGCACCAGTGACCTGAGCGGCACCGGCATCAAACGCGCTTTGGATAAAGCCATCATGATGGCGAAAGCTGCAAGCTCACACAAAGTTCACAATTTCTCTGTGGACCAGCGCCCGGTGGCACAAGGCTCTTACAAATCCCCGGTGGTAAAACCTTTGGATTCTTTCTCGGCGAAGGAAATTTCAGACATTTTCGTGGACGCAACTCGTGCCATGAAGGTTTCTGACAAGATCGTCAGCCGTTCTGCCACCGCGATGATCGTGGAAACTCACTTCCACACGGTGACATCTTCCGGATCTGATTTCGAACAAAGCTTTTCAATCGTGAACACGGACTTCTCGGCAACCGCGGCGGCCGGTGGCGAAACCCAGACCCGTTCCGACAGCGGCGGTTTGGCACGTTGCCTTCAGGTGGGGGCTGAGGTCTTTGACCGCGCTTCCATCCTGGAACGTTCCAAAAAACTGGCGGAAGAAGCCGTCGAGCTGCTTTCTGCCGAAAACTGCCCGGACACTTCCATGGATCTTTTGCTGGCTCCAGACCAGATGACTTTGCAAGTGCACGAATCCATCGGTCACCCGCTGGAATACGATCGTATTTTGGGTGATGAAAGAAACTATGCCGGCTGGAGCTTCGTAAAACCAGATGACTTCGGACACCTGCAGTATGGTTCCAAACTGATGAACGTGACTTTCGATCCGACCATCGAAGACGCTCTGGCATCTTATGCGTTTGATGATTCCGGTCACCCGGCAACCAAAGAATTCCTGATTCACAACGGCCTGCTGGTGCGTGGCTTGGGCGGTCTTGAATCACAAAGCCGTCTGAACCTGCCAGGTGTGGCGAATTCAAGATCTTCATCCTGGAATCGTGCGCCGATTGACCGTATGGCGAACATCAACCTTGAGCCGGGCACTTCCAAACTGGAAGACATGATTGCTTCCGTTGAGCGCGGTGTATTCATGCTGGCGAACAAGTCCTGGTCCATTGATGATTACCGCAACAAATTCCAGTTCGGCTGTGAATACGGTAAACTGATTGAAAACGGCAAACTGACCAAGACCGTGAAAAATCCAAACTATCGCGGCACCACCGTGAAGTTCTGGAACAACCTGAAAGCCGTCAGTGAAAACCGCGAGACCTTTGGATCTCCGTACTGTGGTAAAGGGGAACCAAATCAGGTGATCCGTGTGGGACACACCACGCCTTATTGCCTGTTTGCAGATGTGGAGGTTTTCGGTGCTTAA
- a CDS encoding actin-binding protein encodes MATAAFQKILENLSGNKNVQNLLESFQKLSDEIKKKESELKGRFDQEKEDKIELAWKKYQEIVKVLSTSEAKLEKEVNSTISKIKKSADDLEKNIQAYKKKAIVQKTKLEKSLFKKQTTKKASSKKAAAKPAATTKKKATVKKAAAKKTTKKVSKKK; translated from the coding sequence GTGGCAACTGCAGCTTTCCAAAAAATTCTTGAAAATCTTTCTGGCAACAAAAACGTTCAAAACCTTCTTGAAAGCTTCCAGAAGCTGAGCGACGAGATCAAAAAGAAAGAGTCTGAACTTAAAGGCCGTTTTGATCAGGAAAAAGAAGACAAGATCGAACTGGCTTGGAAGAAATATCAGGAGATCGTAAAAGTTCTTTCCACTTCCGAAGCTAAATTGGAAAAAGAAGTGAACAGCACTATTTCCAAAATCAAAAAGTCCGCTGACGATCTGGAAAAAAACATCCAGGCTTACAAAAAGAAAGCCATCGTTCAAAAGACCAAGCTAGAAAAGTCCTTGTTCAAAAAACAAACGACTAAAAAAGCTTCTTCCAAAAAAGCAGCTGCTAAACCTGCTGCAACTACGAAGAAAAAAGCGACAGTGAAAAAAGCTGCTGCGAAAAAAACAACCAAGAAAGTTTCCAAAAAGAAGTAA
- a CDS encoding DUF4286 family protein: MVTYIVQLAVRWETYPEYVDWLKNEHIAEVLALPGFIKAELCLRKGGAMEASSKDVKIIYTLKDEEAVKTYMSEYAMQMREKGLEKFSGQFSAQREVWLETINFTSK, from the coding sequence ATGGTTACCTATATCGTTCAACTGGCAGTTCGTTGGGAGACTTACCCTGAGTACGTCGACTGGCTTAAAAACGAACACATCGCTGAAGTACTTGCTCTACCCGGCTTTATCAAAGCGGAGCTTTGCTTGCGTAAAGGTGGCGCCATGGAAGCCTCCAGCAAAGACGTGAAGATCATCTACACCCTCAAGGATGAAGAGGCGGTAAAGACCTATATGTCTGAATACGCAATGCAAATGCGCGAAAAAGGACTGGAGAAGTTCTCGGGTCAGTTCTCTGCCCAGCGCGAAGTATGGCTTGAAACTATTAATTTTACGTCAAAATAG
- a CDS encoding TldD/PmbA family protein — MLNFTEKTKQSFNIVADHLLAKLEKNEAANVNLHAEESLFVRFNANKVRQNTHVEQRSLTLTLQKDGKTANISFSITGEVDEDKQRVEFWLDQARQECALLPEDPYQVAIVNNGTSDNTFKGSLLKDEDVIKAITTPAAGADFAGLYCAGPIISANKNSAGQSHWFATENFFVDYSLYMGEKAVKSIYAGTHWDQKAFDASIAQSKNQLSLMDRPKKVLQPGAYRTYLAPGAVAELASMFSWGALSFNAHKQGGSALMKLADKEKSLSPLFNMRENYGMGLTHRYNSLGELAPETLGLITKGQLDSYVISSRSAKEYGVQSNAGDSHEGPRAMEILPGALKKDDILKELGTGLYLSNLHYLNWSDRLNARITGMTRYACFWVENGEIVAPIADLRFDESLFDCLGENLLAVTDFQEVDPMVSTYESRALGGKKVPGMLIKDFKFTL, encoded by the coding sequence GTGCTTAATTTTACAGAAAAAACAAAACAGTCCTTCAACATCGTGGCGGATCACCTTTTAGCAAAGCTTGAAAAGAATGAAGCTGCGAATGTGAACCTGCATGCGGAAGAATCTTTGTTTGTGCGTTTCAACGCGAACAAAGTCCGCCAGAACACCCACGTTGAACAGCGTTCTTTGACTTTGACCCTGCAAAAAGACGGCAAGACCGCGAACATCAGTTTTTCCATCACCGGCGAAGTTGATGAAGACAAACAGCGTGTTGAATTCTGGCTGGACCAAGCCCGTCAGGAATGTGCGCTTCTTCCTGAAGATCCGTATCAGGTGGCCATCGTCAACAACGGCACCAGCGACAACACCTTCAAAGGTTCTTTGCTGAAAGACGAAGACGTGATCAAAGCGATCACGACTCCGGCAGCGGGTGCTGACTTTGCTGGGCTTTATTGCGCAGGTCCTATCATTTCTGCGAATAAAAACTCGGCTGGCCAAAGCCACTGGTTTGCGACCGAAAACTTCTTCGTGGATTATTCCCTGTACATGGGTGAAAAAGCCGTGAAGTCGATTTATGCCGGCACTCACTGGGACCAAAAAGCTTTTGATGCCAGCATTGCCCAAAGCAAAAATCAGCTCAGCCTGATGGACCGCCCGAAGAAAGTCCTGCAGCCAGGTGCTTACCGCACTTATCTGGCTCCGGGCGCGGTGGCGGAACTGGCTTCGATGTTCTCTTGGGGGGCATTGAGCTTTAATGCCCACAAACAAGGTGGCAGTGCTTTGATGAAACTGGCGGACAAGGAAAAGTCCCTGTCGCCGCTGTTCAACATGCGCGAAAACTATGGCATGGGTCTGACTCATCGTTATAACTCTTTGGGTGAACTGGCTCCGGAAACACTGGGCTTGATCACCAAAGGACAGTTGGACAGCTATGTGATCAGCAGCCGTTCGGCTAAAGAATACGGCGTTCAGAGCAACGCGGGGGATTCCCATGAAGGTCCTCGCGCGATGGAGATCCTGCCTGGGGCCTTGAAAAAAGACGACATTTTGAAAGAACTAGGCACCGGACTCTATTTGTCCAACCTGCATTACTTGAATTGGTCGGACCGTCTGAATGCGCGTATCACCGGGATGACCCGCTATGCGTGCTTCTGGGTTGAAAACGGTGAAATCGTGGCGCCGATCGCGGATCTGCGTTTTGATGAAAGCCTGTTTGACTGCCTGGGTGAAAACCTGCTGGCAGTGACGGACTTCCAAGAGGTCGACCCCATGGTGTCGACTTACGAAAGCCGTGCTTTAGGTGGCAAAAAAGTGCCGGGCATGCTAATCAAGGACTTTAAATTCACTCTTTAA